One Desulfovibrio sp. UCD-KL4C genomic region harbors:
- a CDS encoding ferritin, which translates to MSNKVLEKALNEHLNAEFYSAYLYLSMSAYFSDIGLSGFANWMRVQAQEEQFHATKFYDYIIQRGGKVLLTAIEGPEAEWKSPLDAIKAVLEHEQKVTSLINNLINLAIDERDHATNIFLQWFVTEQVEEEDNVNEVLNKLRLTGGEGNGMFALDKELSSRVFTPPTTA; encoded by the coding sequence ATGTCCAATAAAGTTCTTGAAAAAGCATTGAATGAACATTTGAACGCTGAATTCTACTCTGCTTATCTATACCTTTCCATGTCCGCTTACTTTAGCGACATCGGACTGAGCGGGTTTGCGAACTGGATGAGAGTTCAGGCACAGGAAGAACAGTTCCATGCCACAAAATTCTATGACTACATAATTCAGCGCGGTGGAAAGGTTCTACTGACTGCGATTGAAGGTCCAGAAGCCGAGTGGAAAAGCCCTCTTGATGCCATTAAAGCAGTTCTTGAGCACGAGCAGAAAGTTACCTCACTTATCAATAACCTGATTAATCTGGCTATTGATGAAAGAGATCACGCTACCAACATCTTCCTGCAATGGTTCGTAACAGAACAGGTTGAAGAAGAAGACAACGTGAATGAAGTACTGAATAAGCTCAGACTTACCGGCGGCGAAGGCAACGGTATGTTCGCTCTTGATAAAGAACTAAGCTCACGTGTTTTCACTCCTCCAACCACTGCATAA
- the cydB gene encoding cytochrome d ubiquinol oxidase subunit II: MLETIWFLLWGVLWAVYFMLDGYDLGLGAMMPFLAKNEKDKKTIFNAMGPFWDGNEVWLITAGGVTFAAFPKAYAVMFSGLYTALMLLLMALIIRGVAFEFRGLVESDGARKFWDACMVFGSAVPALLLGVAFANIFQGIPINAEGVFQGGLLTLLNPYGLAGGVLFVLLFTLHGCLWLAVRTTGDLNERAGNMAAAIWPILVAVYVAFLALTGIYTKLLSNYLAHPILLLILLVPIFAIVKTRTLISAQKWWKAWASSALLIVSTTLFGVIGLFPALLPSSINPAFSITIYNAASSQLTLKIMLTVALVMVPIVIIYQFWMHKFFATKITDEDLGY; this comes from the coding sequence ATGCTGGAAACTATATGGTTCTTATTATGGGGAGTGCTCTGGGCCGTCTATTTTATGCTTGACGGTTATGACCTCGGTCTAGGCGCAATGATGCCATTTCTCGCCAAAAACGAGAAAGATAAAAAAACAATCTTTAATGCAATGGGCCCTTTCTGGGACGGAAATGAAGTTTGGCTTATTACCGCAGGCGGAGTAACCTTTGCGGCTTTTCCAAAAGCTTATGCGGTAATGTTCAGCGGACTTTACACAGCTTTAATGCTGCTACTGATGGCCCTTATTATTCGCGGCGTTGCATTTGAATTTAGAGGGCTAGTCGAATCAGACGGCGCCCGCAAATTCTGGGATGCATGCATGGTCTTCGGTAGTGCTGTACCGGCCCTGCTTTTAGGTGTTGCATTTGCAAACATCTTTCAGGGAATCCCCATTAATGCTGAAGGCGTTTTTCAGGGCGGCTTGCTGACTCTGCTTAATCCTTACGGCCTTGCCGGTGGAGTTTTATTTGTACTGCTCTTCACACTTCATGGGTGCTTATGGCTTGCTGTACGTACTACAGGAGATCTGAATGAACGTGCAGGCAATATGGCTGCAGCCATTTGGCCTATCTTAGTTGCTGTATACGTTGCTTTCCTTGCTCTTACCGGTATTTATACCAAGCTGCTAAGCAACTATCTTGCACACCCTATTCTGTTATTGATTCTGCTTGTACCGATCTTTGCAATTGTTAAGACCCGTACACTCATCTCTGCTCAGAAATGGTGGAAAGCATGGGCCAGCTCAGCACTGCTCATCGTTTCAACCACCTTATTCGGAGTTATAGGATTATTCCCAGCACTACTGCCTTCAAGCATTAATCCGGCATTCTCCATAACTATCTATAACGCGGCTTCAAGTCAGCTGACTCTTAAAATCATGTTGACAGTAGCCCTAGTAATGGTGCCAATTGTAATTATATATCAATTCTGGATGCACAAGTTTTTTGCAACCAAGATAACCGACGAAGATCTCGGTTATTAG
- a CDS encoding cytochrome ubiquinol oxidase subunit I, which produces MDVLMLSRLQFAMATMFHFIFVPLTLGLSVMVAIMETYYVRTGKEVYLRMTKFWGKLFVINFVLGVVTGITLEFQFGTNWSKYSEYVGDIFGSLLAIEATVAFFMESTFLAAWIFGWKKLSAKMHCACIWIVAIASNMSAVWIILANGWMQNPVGYVIRNGRAELENFITVITNPFAWSQFLHNGFGALVVGGFFIMGISAYHLLRKNEVEFFTTSFKMGLVCAFIFSIAVAVQGHGHAQEVAHVQPAKLAAMEALWETTDSAPMYLLSVPNEAKEENSIELFGIPGGLSFLAFNSFDAPVKGLKAWAKEDRPPVTVTFLAFRLMVGLGTLFPLLCIWAWIKRKNLVENKLLLRVMLYSIPLPYIAIWAGWAIAEVGRQPWIVYGIMKTSDAVSPIVTSQVAFSFIGLTLLYTILGTCEIFLLTKFARKGPEPVKA; this is translated from the coding sequence ATGGATGTTCTTATGCTGTCAAGGCTTCAATTCGCCATGGCAACAATGTTCCACTTCATTTTTGTGCCCCTTACACTAGGTCTTTCAGTAATGGTTGCCATCATGGAAACCTACTATGTGCGCACAGGAAAAGAAGTTTATCTGAGGATGACTAAATTCTGGGGAAAATTGTTTGTTATTAACTTTGTCCTCGGAGTAGTAACCGGAATAACGCTTGAATTTCAATTTGGAACAAACTGGTCCAAATACTCTGAATATGTCGGAGATATTTTCGGATCACTGCTCGCCATTGAAGCAACAGTCGCCTTTTTTATGGAATCAACTTTCCTTGCCGCATGGATTTTCGGCTGGAAAAAACTTTCAGCTAAAATGCACTGTGCCTGCATATGGATCGTTGCAATCGCATCAAATATGTCAGCAGTTTGGATTATTCTTGCCAATGGCTGGATGCAGAACCCTGTCGGATACGTAATCCGCAACGGCCGTGCAGAGCTAGAAAATTTTATAACAGTTATTACAAACCCTTTCGCATGGTCACAGTTTTTACACAACGGATTCGGAGCGTTAGTAGTTGGAGGATTCTTCATTATGGGAATCAGTGCCTATCATCTGCTCCGCAAAAATGAAGTTGAATTCTTCACAACATCTTTCAAAATGGGTCTTGTTTGCGCTTTCATATTTTCCATTGCAGTTGCTGTGCAAGGACACGGACATGCTCAGGAAGTTGCACACGTTCAACCTGCAAAACTTGCTGCAATGGAAGCTCTCTGGGAAACAACAGACAGCGCACCAATGTACCTCCTTTCTGTGCCTAATGAAGCAAAAGAAGAAAATTCAATTGAACTTTTCGGCATCCCTGGCGGACTTAGCTTCTTAGCTTTCAACTCCTTTGATGCTCCGGTTAAGGGGCTTAAAGCATGGGCCAAAGAAGACCGCCCTCCAGTAACAGTTACATTCCTTGCTTTCCGCTTGATGGTCGGGCTAGGAACTCTATTCCCTCTCCTTTGCATATGGGCTTGGATTAAGAGAAAGAATCTGGTTGAAAACAAATTGCTACTTCGCGTAATGCTCTACTCTATTCCCCTTCCTTACATTGCCATTTGGGCAGGTTGGGCGATAGCTGAAGTAGGAAGACAGCCGTGGATAGTATACGGCATAATGAAAACCAGTGATGCGGTTTCTCCCATCGTGACAAGTCAGGTCGCATTTTCATTCATCGGGCTTACCCTGCTATACACAATACTCGGTACCTGCGAAATATTCCTGCTGACCAAATTTGCACGCAAAGGGCCTGAACCTGTGAAGGCTTAA